Proteins from a single region of Lysinibacillus sp. JNUCC-52:
- a CDS encoding methyl-accepting chemotaxis protein, which translates to MSLRKKSIIGFSVLNLIMMVVLIIDLANLTSFAWLSTILTIVGISITLSYMFYVKYKVILPINQLSNAAKAITIGEFDSVTIATDDKSEISELAKAFHEMKEQLRTMTQTIANSSTDLSASIEELSASTNDITIAVKEVDHQMEKTSTGLKQAAQSANNSAIAMQHTVDGIERITTATQGVYDHAKEANDIAGNGAEILHVAKKQMEFISSSTDKTSGLMQQLTNKMTDIKAMTEMITTITDQTNLLALNAAIEAARAGEHGKGFAVVAEEVRHLAEQSKHSATQIVDLVVGIESDTKQVAVAVEEDLKNVQQGVYVIDEATKSFGNISNHVSQMTNQLEDISTTAKHLSGSANEVATLVTNIAGGMDKLSHYTEAVLQSMDEQTASMQAVNQVSQELTIQADDLQKVTNRFQVV; encoded by the coding sequence ATGAGTTTGCGAAAAAAAAGCATTATCGGTTTTTCGGTATTAAATTTAATTATGATGGTTGTATTAATTATTGATTTGGCCAATTTAACATCTTTTGCTTGGCTTTCTACGATTTTAACAATCGTTGGTATTTCGATTACTTTATCTTATATGTTCTATGTCAAATATAAAGTAATTCTACCAATTAACCAATTATCAAATGCTGCGAAAGCGATTACAATTGGGGAATTTGATTCAGTTACAATTGCTACAGATGACAAAAGTGAGATATCAGAGTTAGCTAAAGCCTTTCATGAGATGAAAGAACAACTTCGTACGATGACGCAAACAATTGCGAACAGCTCGACAGATTTATCTGCAAGTATTGAGGAACTTTCAGCAAGTACAAATGACATTACGATTGCTGTAAAAGAGGTAGACCATCAAATGGAGAAGACGTCAACTGGATTAAAACAAGCTGCACAATCTGCTAATAATAGTGCTATTGCGATGCAGCACACGGTAGACGGCATTGAACGTATTACAACTGCAACACAAGGTGTTTACGACCATGCTAAAGAAGCAAATGATATCGCAGGAAACGGAGCAGAAATATTGCATGTTGCGAAAAAACAAATGGAGTTTATATCTTCTTCCACAGATAAAACGAGTGGATTAATGCAACAGTTAACAAATAAAATGACAGATATTAAAGCAATGACAGAAATGATTACAACTATTACAGATCAAACGAATTTACTAGCTTTAAATGCTGCAATCGAAGCTGCACGAGCTGGTGAACATGGCAAAGGCTTTGCGGTAGTTGCAGAGGAAGTTCGTCATTTAGCAGAGCAATCTAAACATTCAGCTACTCAAATTGTTGATCTTGTAGTAGGCATTGAAAGCGATACGAAACAAGTTGCTGTAGCTGTTGAGGAAGATTTAAAAAATGTCCAACAAGGTGTTTATGTTATTGATGAAGCAACAAAATCTTTTGGCAACATTTCAAATCATGTGAGCCAAATGACGAATCAACTCGAAGATATTTCGACTACTGCCAAACATTTATCGGGCAGTGCAAATGAGGTAGCCACATTAGTAACCAATATTGCTGGTGGTATGGATAAATTATCTCATTACACGGAAGCGGTGTTACAATCGATGGATGAGCAAACGGCATCTATGCAAGCAGTCAATCAAGTTTCACAGGAGTTAACGATTCAGGCGGATGACTTGCAAAAGGTTACAAATCGATTTCAAGTAGTTTAA
- the ureA gene encoding urease subunit gamma produces MKLSQVEQEKLLLHVAGELALKRKARGLKLNYPEAVALISSYIMEGARDGKTVAQLMSDAKHVLTAEDVMEGVGDMISDVQVECTFPDGTKLVTVHRPIQ; encoded by the coding sequence TTGAAGCTATCACAAGTAGAACAAGAAAAATTACTCCTCCATGTGGCAGGAGAACTTGCGCTGAAAAGAAAAGCGCGTGGATTAAAGCTGAATTATCCAGAGGCTGTAGCACTTATAAGTAGTTACATTATGGAAGGTGCTCGAGATGGAAAAACCGTTGCTCAATTAATGAGTGATGCAAAACATGTTCTAACGGCAGAAGATGTTATGGAGGGTGTTGGCGACATGATTTCCGATGTACAAGTAGAGTGTACTTTCCCAGACGGAACAAAGCTTGTTACTGTACACCGTCCTATTCAGTAA
- a CDS encoding urease subunit beta has product MIPGEIRPKNDVIEINVGRATKKVLVANTGDRPIQVGSHFHFIEVNRFLEFNRQDAIGMHLNIPSGTAVRFEPGEEKEVELVEFGGKQHVFGLNMLTEGSTHHKDEILDKAIEGGFKGAEDK; this is encoded by the coding sequence ATGATTCCTGGAGAAATCAGACCAAAAAATGATGTTATCGAAATTAATGTAGGTAGAGCAACAAAAAAAGTACTCGTTGCGAACACAGGAGATCGCCCGATTCAAGTAGGCTCCCATTTTCATTTTATCGAAGTCAATAGATTTCTAGAGTTCAATCGACAAGATGCCATCGGAATGCATCTTAACATTCCATCAGGTACAGCAGTTCGATTTGAACCTGGTGAAGAAAAGGAAGTAGAGCTTGTCGAGTTTGGGGGCAAACAACATGTTTTTGGATTAAATATGCTAACAGAAGGCTCTACTCATCATAAGGATGAAATATTAGATAAGGCAATTGAAGGTGGCTTTAAAGGAGCGGAAGACAAATGA
- the ureC gene encoding urease subunit alpha, which translates to MKVTHEAYAKMFGPTVGDKVRLADTDLWIEIEKDYTTYGDEGVFGGGKSLRVSMGQNGKNTRNEGVLDTVITNVMIIDYTGIVKADIGIKDGRIIGIGKAGNPNSMDGVDQDMIIGVGTEVYAGEGLIATAGAIDTHIHFISPDQVETALLAGTTTFIGGGTGPAAGSKATSLTAGEWHLHRMLQAVEGFPINVGLLGKGSASDPEPIIEQVRAGAIGMKIHEDWGATPAALNQSLMVADDYDIQVALHSDTLNEAGFVEDTINAIDGRVIHIFHTEGAGGGHAPDQLVMASLPNILPASTNPTKPFTTNTIDEHLDMLMVCHHLKHDVPEDVAFADSRIRPETIAAEDIMQDLGILSIMSSDSQAMGRVGEVTIRTFQTADKMKKQRGPLPQDEGKDHDNYRVKRYMAKLNINPAIAHGISHEVGSLEEGKLADIVLWDPAFFGVKAEVVIKSGIAVYGITGDPNASIPTPQPMKGRRTFGFYGQGPQNCGMTFLPSIAVEEGLPEKLGLKRMIGTVKNCRNISKADMKLNSATPKIDVNPETYEVKIDGELATCEPVDVLPMAQRYFLF; encoded by the coding sequence ATGAAAGTAACACATGAAGCTTACGCGAAAATGTTTGGTCCAACAGTCGGAGATAAAGTTCGCTTGGCCGATACAGATTTGTGGATTGAAATCGAGAAGGACTATACAACATATGGAGATGAAGGCGTATTTGGTGGTGGTAAATCATTACGTGTCTCGATGGGACAAAACGGTAAGAATACGCGAAATGAAGGTGTGCTTGACACTGTTATAACGAATGTCATGATCATTGATTATACTGGAATTGTAAAAGCGGATATCGGTATAAAAGATGGACGTATTATAGGCATTGGTAAAGCAGGAAATCCGAATAGCATGGACGGGGTCGACCAAGATATGATCATTGGCGTTGGTACAGAGGTCTATGCAGGGGAAGGTTTAATTGCAACGGCTGGAGCAATTGACACACATATCCATTTTATTAGTCCAGATCAAGTAGAAACAGCATTATTAGCGGGAACAACAACGTTTATTGGTGGAGGTACAGGACCTGCAGCTGGTTCGAAAGCGACAAGCTTAACTGCTGGCGAATGGCATTTACATCGTATGTTACAAGCTGTTGAAGGTTTTCCAATAAATGTTGGTTTACTTGGGAAAGGGAGTGCATCTGATCCAGAGCCAATTATTGAGCAAGTTCGTGCGGGTGCGATTGGTATGAAAATACATGAAGACTGGGGAGCAACACCTGCTGCGTTAAACCAGAGCTTAATGGTTGCTGACGACTATGATATTCAAGTGGCATTACATTCAGATACTTTGAATGAGGCTGGATTTGTAGAAGATACGATTAATGCAATTGATGGTCGTGTAATTCACATTTTCCATACGGAAGGGGCGGGTGGTGGCCATGCCCCAGACCAATTAGTGATGGCATCATTACCGAATATATTGCCAGCATCTACAAATCCTACAAAACCGTTTACAACAAATACGATTGATGAGCATTTAGATATGTTAATGGTTTGTCATCATTTAAAGCATGACGTACCAGAGGACGTGGCGTTTGCCGATTCTCGTATTCGACCAGAAACGATTGCTGCAGAAGATATTATGCAAGATTTAGGGATTTTAAGTATTATGTCCTCCGATTCACAAGCAATGGGTCGTGTTGGTGAAGTGACAATACGAACATTTCAAACGGCAGACAAAATGAAAAAACAGCGAGGTCCTTTACCGCAAGATGAAGGGAAAGATCACGATAATTATCGCGTTAAGCGTTATATGGCTAAGCTCAATATTAACCCAGCGATTGCGCATGGAATTAGCCATGAAGTAGGCTCATTGGAAGAAGGAAAGCTAGCGGATATCGTGCTTTGGGATCCAGCGTTCTTTGGCGTAAAAGCGGAAGTGGTCATAAAAAGTGGTATTGCAGTTTACGGTATTACAGGTGATCCGAATGCGTCCATTCCGACACCGCAGCCGATGAAAGGACGTCGGACGTTTGGCTTCTATGGACAAGGCCCTCAAAATTGTGGCATGACATTTTTACCGAGCATTGCTGTAGAAGAGGGTTTACCAGAAAAATTAGGTTTAAAACGTATGATAGGAACAGTGAAGAATTGCCGAAATATTAGTAAAGCTGATATGAAGCTTAATAGTGCTACACCGAAAATTGATGTGAATCCTGAAACATATGAAGTAAAAATTGATGGTGAGCTAGCTACATGTGAGCCAGTGGATGTATTGCCAATGGCACAACGATATTTCTTATTCTAA
- a CDS encoding urease accessory protein UreE: MLIEKIIGNIANEEEHAHKATEWIELEWEELSKRILRTETDKGTDIALRLEGDEPLQYGDLLFEDDSRRIAIRTKLEPVIVISPKDMYEMGKSAFELGNRHTPCLIEQNEIIVRADHTINPLLDEIGVNYETTERRFKQPFKYRGHAH, encoded by the coding sequence ATGTTAATTGAAAAAATTATCGGCAATATTGCCAACGAAGAAGAGCATGCACATAAAGCGACTGAGTGGATTGAGCTTGAGTGGGAAGAATTAAGCAAACGTATTCTTCGAACAGAAACTGATAAAGGCACGGATATTGCTTTACGTTTAGAGGGTGACGAGCCACTACAATATGGTGACTTATTATTTGAGGATGATAGCCGTCGCATTGCGATTCGTACAAAGCTCGAACCAGTTATCGTCATTTCACCGAAAGATATGTATGAAATGGGGAAATCTGCATTTGAATTAGGCAATCGCCATACACCTTGCTTAATTGAACAGAATGAAATCATCGTACGAGCTGATCATACGATTAACCCATTATTAGATGAAATAGGAGTGAACTATGAAACGACAGAACGACGATTTAAACAACCGTTTAAATACCGCGGACACGCTCACTAA
- a CDS encoding urease accessory protein UreF, with protein MKRQNDDLNNRLNTADTLTNFSLLRLLQIHDSAFPIGSYTHSYGMETYIQEDVIRTKEQLIDYCQAYIFHNLVHGDALIIQDAFHAAKVHDVARLIELDELCGAIKLAKESRDASVNVGKQFIRTVAPLMDSPLLLQWQEKLAEDKVQGHYAVLYAIYSEALGVDVYHAVMTYMYASISGLVQNAVRAVPFGQNTGVQALNKLLVSIEEAAEKVMTLTIDDLSNNALSIELASMKHEFLFSRLFIS; from the coding sequence ATGAAACGACAGAACGACGATTTAAACAACCGTTTAAATACCGCGGACACGCTCACTAATTTTTCGTTATTGCGTCTATTACAAATTCATGATTCTGCATTTCCAATAGGCTCGTATACCCATTCATATGGGATGGAAACGTATATTCAAGAAGATGTTATTCGCACAAAGGAACAATTAATAGATTATTGCCAAGCGTATATATTTCATAATTTAGTGCATGGTGACGCCTTAATTATTCAGGATGCGTTTCATGCAGCAAAAGTACACGATGTTGCTCGTCTAATAGAACTTGACGAACTTTGTGGGGCTATCAAGCTAGCTAAAGAATCGAGAGATGCTAGTGTCAACGTCGGCAAGCAATTTATACGAACAGTGGCACCACTTATGGACAGCCCCTTATTATTGCAATGGCAAGAAAAGTTAGCAGAAGATAAGGTGCAAGGTCATTACGCTGTACTTTATGCAATTTATAGTGAAGCACTCGGTGTAGATGTCTATCATGCAGTGATGACATATATGTATGCCTCCATTAGCGGATTAGTACAAAATGCTGTACGCGCTGTGCCGTTTGGTCAAAATACAGGTGTACAAGCATTAAATAAACTGCTTGTCTCTATTGAGGAAGCAGCGGAAAAGGTCATGACATTAACGATAGATGACCTATCCAATAATGCTTTAAGTATTGAACTAGCATCGATGAAGCATGAATTTTTATTTTCAAGATTATTTATTTCATAG
- the ureG gene encoding urease accessory protein UreG, which yields MTPIRIGIGGPVGSGKTSLVDQLTRAMHEKYNVAVITNDIYTREDAQYLITNGVLEEDRIVGVETGGCPHTAIREDASMNFSAIDDLNKRFEDLDIIFIESGGDNLSATFSPELVHGYIYVIDVAEGQDIPRKGGPALTRSDLLLINKTSLAPHVGVDLEIMDQDVKKMRAGRPYIFADVRSQTNVDKVVEWIQHHMLLEGAEAVDVNA from the coding sequence ATGACTCCAATTCGAATTGGTATCGGAGGCCCAGTTGGCTCTGGGAAAACATCTTTAGTAGATCAATTAACACGTGCAATGCATGAAAAATATAACGTGGCGGTAATCACGAATGATATATATACAAGGGAGGATGCCCAGTATTTAATTACTAATGGTGTTCTAGAAGAGGATCGTATTGTCGGAGTGGAAACAGGTGGTTGCCCGCATACAGCGATTCGCGAAGATGCATCGATGAATTTTTCTGCCATTGATGACTTGAACAAACGCTTTGAAGATTTAGATATTATTTTCATTGAAAGTGGTGGGGATAATTTATCGGCTACATTTAGTCCAGAACTTGTTCATGGCTATATTTATGTAATTGATGTTGCAGAGGGACAAGATATTCCTCGTAAAGGTGGACCTGCATTAACACGTTCGGATTTACTGTTAATTAATAAAACGTCATTGGCACCTCATGTTGGTGTTGATCTTGAGATTATGGATCAGGATGTGAAAAAAATGCGTGCTGGACGACCATATATTTTTGCAGATGTACGTTCACAAACTAATGTCGATAAGGTCGTTGAATGGATTCAGCATCACATGTTACTTGAAGGCGCCGAAGCAGTTGACGTGAATGCTTAA
- a CDS encoding urease accessory protein UreD codes for MLNQGKVNHYGKLEMAFELRRGFTRLVHVYQQPPLKASRELYTANQSTATVFIMESSGGMVAGDRNDISVKLAPESQVKLQQQSALKIYPSHTGEPCIQEITVELAEGARLEWLPEVTIPFERAKFQVNTTIRMTESSTLIWGEIIAPGREMRGELFDYQSFQSKYKIFVEEALIAFDSFLFKPQEMNLSTIGLLEKARYIGSLWIVSPKVEQLNIRDLQEMIQQESLIQASVTKLTDHAIHCRWLSQEQRTLHKEINRMFEHVASLL; via the coding sequence ATGCTTAATCAAGGAAAAGTAAATCATTACGGTAAATTAGAGATGGCATTTGAGCTGAGAAGGGGCTTTACACGACTAGTTCATGTGTATCAGCAACCGCCATTAAAGGCAAGTAGAGAGTTATACACAGCGAATCAGTCAACTGCTACCGTTTTTATAATGGAATCTTCTGGTGGTATGGTAGCGGGTGATCGAAATGACATCTCGGTAAAACTTGCGCCTGAAAGCCAAGTGAAATTACAACAACAATCTGCTCTAAAAATTTATCCTTCTCACACAGGTGAGCCATGCATACAGGAAATTACGGTGGAATTAGCAGAAGGTGCACGATTAGAATGGCTACCTGAAGTAACTATTCCTTTTGAACGAGCGAAATTCCAAGTGAATACAACGATTCGTATGACAGAAAGCTCTACATTAATATGGGGTGAAATAATTGCCCCAGGTAGAGAAATGCGAGGAGAACTCTTTGATTATCAATCTTTCCAATCAAAATACAAAATATTTGTTGAGGAAGCGCTCATTGCATTTGATTCGTTCCTGTTTAAACCACAGGAAATGAACCTTTCTACAATTGGTTTGCTGGAGAAGGCACGTTATATCGGCTCTTTATGGATAGTGTCTCCAAAAGTTGAGCAGCTCAATATTCGAGATTTGCAGGAAATGATTCAACAAGAAAGCTTGATTCAGGCAAGTGTTACAAAACTAACAGATCATGCAATCCATTGTAGATGGCTTTCACAAGAGCAGCGAACACTTCACAAAGAAATCAATCGCATGTTTGAACATGTTGCATCACTGCTTTAA
- a CDS encoding ABC transporter substrate-binding protein yields MKKFSVVILLFILSLAGCSNVSSQGEGKQPSAASSSKANELIYASESEFAGLNPILEETNLDALLFRGLMRFDEHNAPVNDIAKSVDISDDLLTYTILIRDDVTFHDGQKLTVDDVMFTIDSILDDANGSYLKSDFIHVQAMKKVNDTTMTIQLDEPFTPMLDKLTVPILPKHVFEGQDMRTATFNQEPIGAGPYMFEKWDKGTSLTLQAYTSFFGTKASIEKVIFKFIPDSNVRALQLKSGELDIALLDPNQVEELSKVEQLKMYEVESADYRGVLFNMNYPLWQEVDVRKAMSYATDRTGIVKGILHGYGTEAYSPLQKHAYVNENIEHYTYDVKKANELLEKSGWILADDGFRYKDGNKLAFTITAPITDSVRVNMANYVAQGYKEIGAEVEVAALDWSNIVIEETEAFMVGWGSPYDADHHTYSLFYSGESSVTSAGYNYGSYANAKVDALLDEGRTTVDPEKRKEVYMALQEELAEDPPFAYFAYVDAVYGINKNISGVKERILGHHGAGFLWNVEEWKWNDR; encoded by the coding sequence TTGAAAAAGTTTTCAGTAGTTATTTTATTATTCATACTTAGTCTTGCGGGCTGTAGTAATGTGTCTAGTCAAGGCGAGGGAAAACAGCCATCCGCTGCTTCCTCCTCAAAGGCTAATGAGCTTATTTATGCATCAGAATCCGAATTTGCGGGGTTAAATCCTATTTTAGAGGAAACGAATTTAGATGCATTACTTTTTAGAGGTCTTATGCGCTTTGATGAACATAATGCTCCAGTAAATGACATAGCAAAAAGCGTTGACATATCAGATGACCTGTTGACATATACGATTTTGATTCGTGATGACGTGACATTTCATGATGGACAAAAATTAACAGTAGACGATGTTATGTTTACTATTGATAGCATTCTTGATGATGCAAATGGGTCTTATTTAAAGTCTGATTTCATCCATGTCCAAGCGATGAAAAAAGTAAATGATACTACAATGACAATTCAATTGGATGAACCATTTACACCAATGTTAGATAAATTAACAGTGCCAATTTTGCCAAAGCATGTCTTTGAAGGACAAGACATGAGAACGGCTACGTTTAACCAAGAACCAATTGGTGCTGGCCCATACATGTTTGAAAAATGGGATAAAGGGACAAGTCTAACGCTTCAAGCGTACACTTCTTTCTTCGGAACAAAGGCATCTATTGAAAAAGTTATTTTTAAATTTATTCCAGATAGTAATGTTCGTGCATTGCAGCTGAAATCTGGCGAGTTAGATATTGCGTTACTGGATCCGAATCAGGTTGAAGAGCTTTCGAAAGTAGAACAATTAAAAATGTACGAAGTAGAATCAGCCGATTATCGTGGCGTGTTATTTAATATGAACTATCCACTTTGGCAAGAAGTCGATGTTCGAAAAGCGATGAGCTATGCGACAGATCGAACAGGCATAGTTAAAGGCATCCTACATGGGTATGGGACAGAAGCTTATTCGCCACTTCAAAAGCATGCCTATGTAAACGAAAATATTGAACATTATACTTATGATGTAAAGAAAGCAAATGAATTGTTAGAAAAATCGGGATGGATATTAGCAGACGATGGGTTCCGCTACAAGGACGGTAATAAGCTTGCCTTTACCATTACGGCACCAATTACAGATTCTGTGCGTGTCAATATGGCGAATTATGTCGCTCAAGGCTATAAGGAAATTGGGGCAGAGGTAGAAGTAGCGGCACTTGATTGGAGCAATATCGTGATTGAAGAAACGGAAGCGTTTATGGTGGGATGGGGTAGCCCATATGATGCGGACCACCATACGTATAGTTTATTCTATTCGGGTGAATCGAGCGTAACAAGTGCGGGCTACAATTATGGAAGCTATGCCAATGCAAAAGTAGATGCTTTGCTTGATGAAGGACGAACAACTGTCGATCCTGAAAAACGCAAGGAAGTCTATATGGCATTACAAGAGGAGCTAGCAGAAGATCCACCGTTCGCTTATTTTGCCTATGTTGATGCTGTTTATGGCATTAATAAAAATATTAGTGGTGTGAAAGAGCGTATTTTAGGTCATCACGGTGCTGGCTTCTTATGGAATGTCGAGGAGTGGAAATGGAATGATCGCTAA
- a CDS encoding ABC transporter permease has protein sequence MIAKWIGKRVIMGTIVLIIVSFLSFFIMHAAPGNPAAAYYGGNAQTLTVAEQQRIEKAFGLDRPVLLQYGTWLGEAVKGNLGYSAKEGRPVIAILLERLPNTLQLVALTLFVVTIVSTWLGLRAGMKEGSLLDRGLSIFSIASSAIPPFWLGIVCIIIFSVQLGWFPSSGMNDVRGNGGWLDRLNHMVLPLIVLVFSHVGIFARFLQDSVKAENRSYYVQVARANGVPDRQIRKLILRNSVIPYINYIGVTIPSFFGGSIVVETLFGWSGLGSLLVKSVMVKDFPVLMGAILIIGVVVVICLFVIDVLMICINPRLRRGKLV, from the coding sequence ATGATCGCTAAGTGGATCGGGAAGCGAGTGATAATGGGGACAATTGTCCTCATTATCGTGAGCTTCCTCTCTTTTTTCATTATGCATGCTGCACCTGGCAATCCTGCTGCTGCTTATTATGGAGGCAATGCTCAAACATTAACAGTAGCTGAGCAACAACGAATTGAAAAAGCGTTTGGCTTAGATAGGCCAGTGCTTCTACAATATGGTACTTGGTTAGGCGAAGCGGTAAAAGGAAATTTAGGCTATTCTGCCAAAGAGGGAAGACCCGTCATAGCGATTTTATTAGAAAGGTTACCTAACACATTACAGCTAGTGGCGCTCACATTATTTGTCGTTACAATTGTCTCTACTTGGCTAGGTTTACGGGCAGGAATGAAGGAAGGTTCTTTATTGGATAGAGGATTATCCATCTTTAGTATAGCAAGCTCTGCGATTCCTCCTTTTTGGCTAGGTATTGTCTGTATAATAATTTTTTCGGTACAGCTTGGTTGGTTTCCTTCTTCAGGTATGAATGATGTGCGTGGTAATGGAGGTTGGCTTGATCGTTTAAACCATATGGTGCTTCCACTAATTGTTTTAGTATTTTCTCATGTGGGCATATTCGCACGCTTTTTACAGGACAGTGTTAAGGCAGAGAATCGTAGTTATTATGTACAAGTTGCGCGTGCAAATGGCGTTCCAGACCGACAAATAAGAAAACTCATACTACGGAATTCTGTTATTCCGTATATCAATTATATTGGTGTGACGATTCCTTCATTCTTTGGTGGTTCCATAGTAGTTGAAACACTTTTTGGCTGGTCAGGATTAGGCTCATTGCTTGTGAAATCCGTTATGGTTAAGGATTTTCCTGTACTTATGGGAGCCATTCTGATTATTGGTGTTGTGGTGGTCATTTGCTTATTTGTAATCGACGTTTTAATGATTTGCATCAACCCAAGATTGAGAAGAGGAAAATTAGTATGA
- a CDS encoding ABC transporter permease produces MRKQRKMPLVWLALLCIILGTTIFSSLLAPFEPNAMDMNHIYEAPNLTHILGTDQLGRDVLSRILVGGKVTLFIAIVSVVISSIIGIIYGGISGFVGGAIDVIMMRILEAFLTIPSLVIVLALQAIMQGSVWRMAMIIGFTGWFVTARIVRSEFIRLKEMEFVQMATMFRTPLWKILFGHLLRNSVPAIFVVTIFNFAGAIFTEVSLSFLGIGVPPAIPSWGTMLYTAQNDLLVGAWWIGLFPGILIFVTILCVQAIGTTFKQGGERSHV; encoded by the coding sequence ATGAGAAAACAACGGAAGATGCCACTCGTTTGGCTTGCGCTTCTTTGCATTATATTAGGAACTACCATCTTCTCCTCACTGTTGGCACCTTTTGAGCCAAATGCAATGGATATGAATCATATTTATGAAGCACCAAATCTTACACATATACTTGGTACAGATCAGCTAGGCAGAGATGTTTTATCACGGATACTTGTTGGGGGGAAAGTTACGCTTTTCATCGCCATAGTGTCAGTCGTAATTTCAAGCATTATAGGCATTATCTACGGTGGTATTAGCGGTTTTGTTGGGGGTGCCATTGATGTCATTATGATGCGCATTTTGGAGGCCTTTTTAACGATTCCATCCTTAGTAATTGTACTTGCCCTGCAAGCAATTATGCAAGGAAGTGTTTGGCGAATGGCCATGATTATAGGTTTCACAGGTTGGTTTGTTACAGCTCGAATCGTTCGCTCTGAGTTTATTCGCTTAAAGGAAATGGAATTTGTCCAAATGGCTACAATGTTTCGTACCCCATTATGGAAAATATTATTTGGTCATTTATTACGAAATAGTGTGCCTGCTATCTTTGTCGTGACAATATTTAACTTCGCAGGTGCGATTTTTACGGAAGTGTCTTTAAGCTTTTTAGGCATCGGTGTGCCGCCAGCAATCCCGTCATGGGGAACGATGCTGTACACAGCGCAAAATGATTTACTTGTTGGGGCTTGGTGGATCGGTCTTTTTCCTGGAATACTGATTTTTGTGACGATATTATGTGTACAAGCGATCGGGACCACTTTCAAACAAGGAGGAGAACGATCCCATGTTTAG
- a CDS encoding ATP-binding cassette domain-containing protein: MFSIDNLTVQVNDKNLIHNISLTVPKGEITAVIGESGSGKSTTISAILGMLPPQTEAMGAVFFNGENMLTMSKKDRLLLRSKHIFTIFQDATNSFSPTQKMKQQLYMFTALRVGDDKERFLSKMTAILKELNLSVDILESYPFELSGGMLQRCMLACALYNEPDILIADEPTSALDMLHQQHFITLLKKLHAQLGTTIILVTHDLGVAVSLANNIVVMKDGEIVEKGQATEIFEQPKHPYTLRLVANHF, from the coding sequence ATGTTTAGTATCGATAATCTAACTGTTCAAGTGAACGATAAAAACCTCATCCACAATATTTCGTTAACTGTCCCGAAAGGCGAGATTACCGCAGTTATCGGTGAAAGTGGCAGTGGGAAAAGCACAACAATATCAGCTATTTTAGGGATGCTCCCGCCGCAAACTGAGGCAATGGGTGCAGTTTTCTTTAATGGGGAAAATATGCTGACGATGTCAAAAAAAGATAGGTTGTTATTAAGGTCAAAGCATATTTTCACGATTTTTCAAGATGCCACAAATAGCTTTTCACCTACGCAAAAAATGAAACAACAATTGTATATGTTTACTGCCTTACGAGTGGGTGATGACAAAGAGAGGTTTCTCTCTAAAATGACCGCTATATTAAAGGAGTTAAACTTATCAGTAGATATATTAGAAAGCTATCCATTTGAGTTGTCAGGTGGTATGCTACAACGCTGTATGTTAGCTTGTGCATTGTATAATGAGCCAGACATATTAATAGCAGATGAACCAACTTCTGCACTAGATATGCTGCATCAACAACACTTTATAACATTATTAAAAAAACTTCATGCGCAGCTAGGGACAACTATTATACTGGTTACTCATGATTTAGGGGTTGCTGTTTCACTAGCGAATAACATAGTAGTGATGAAAGATGGAGAAATCGTTGAGAAGGGGCAAGCGACAGAAATTTTTGAGCAGCCTAAACATCCGTATACGCTACGGCTTGTCGCAAATCATTTTTAG